The following are encoded together in the Nitrosopumilus sp. b3 genome:
- the tpiA gene encoding triose-phosphate isomerase translates to MFVINCKNYEEISGDKIIKFVKTAEKISKKYKVKIAISPPQHLVGVVANSSIPIFSQHVDDSKVGSTTGFIIPELLKKSKVKGSLINHSEHRISRKEIERLVLKLRELKMISILCVKDLAEVKKYVKLNPDYIAIEPPELIGSGKAVSKEQPELISKAASIINNSKNKTKLLCGAGIVSGEDVAKAIELGSKGILVASGIIKAKDWNKIISEFAKALV, encoded by the coding sequence ATGTTTGTAATAAATTGTAAAAATTATGAAGAGATTTCAGGTGACAAAATAATCAAATTTGTCAAAACTGCTGAAAAGATATCAAAAAAATATAAAGTAAAGATTGCAATTTCTCCACCTCAGCATTTGGTTGGAGTAGTTGCAAATAGTTCGATTCCAATTTTTTCCCAGCATGTTGATGATTCAAAAGTTGGTAGTACTACGGGGTTTATCATCCCAGAGTTGTTAAAGAAATCCAAAGTCAAAGGTTCTTTAATTAATCACAGTGAGCATAGAATTTCAAGAAAAGAGATTGAAAGACTAGTATTAAAATTAAGAGAATTAAAAATGATTTCAATTCTTTGCGTAAAAGATCTTGCAGAAGTAAAAAAATATGTTAAATTAAATCCAGATTATATTGCAATAGAGCCTCCAGAATTGATTGGATCAGGTAAAGCAGTATCTAAAGAACAACCAGAATTGATTTCAAAAGCAGCTAGTATAATAAATAATTCAAAAAACAAAACAAAACTTCTTTGTGGTGCAGGTATTGTATCGGGTGAAGATGTAGCAAAGGCAATAGAATTAGGATCAAAAGGCATCTTAGTTGCCAGTGGAATTATCAAGGCAAAAGATTGGAATAAAATAATTTCTGAATTTGCCAAGGCATTAGTTTAA